The genomic segment CGAGCCCGGCAACGGGGTCGGCGACCCGGTGCAGGTCGCCACCCGGGCCATCGAGCACGCCCGCCGGCTCGGTCACGACGTGGTCGTCGTCGACACGGCCGGCCGGCTCGGCATCGACGCCGAGATGATGGCCCAGGCCGCGGCGATCCGCGACGCGGTGCGGCCCGACGACACCTTGTTCGTCGTCGACGCGATGATCGGCCAGGACGCCGTGACGACGGCGGAGGCGTTCCGCGACGGCGTCGGTTTCAGCGGCGTGGTGCTTACCAAGCTCGACGGCGACGCCCGCGGCGGCGCGGCGCTGTCCGTGGCCAAGGTCACCGGGCAGCCGATCATGTTCGCCTCGACCGGCGAGAAGCTCGAGGACTTCGACGTCTTCCATCCGGAGCGGATGGCCTCGCGCATCCTCGGGATGGGCGACGTGCTCACGCTGATCGAGCAGGCGGAGCGCACCTTCGAGGCCGACGAGGCCGAGAAGATGGCCCAGAAGGTCATGTCGGGCCGCGACTTCACCCTCGAGGACTTCCTCGATCAGATGATGATGGTCCGGCGGATGGGCCCGATCTCCAACCTGCTCGGGATGCTGCCCGGCATGGGCCAGATGCGCGAGCAGCTCAACCAGATCGACGACCGCGACCTCGACCGGGTCGCCGCGATCATCCGGTCGATGACGCCGGGGGAGCGGCAGGACCCCAAGATGATCAACGGGTCGCGCCGGCTGCGCATCGCCAACGGGTCCGGGGTGACCGTCACCGAGGTCAACCAGCTGGTCGACCGGTTCTTCGAGGCCCGCAAGATGATGAAGCAGCTCACGGGCGGCATGGGCCTGCCGGGAGCCGGCCGGCGCGCCAAGGGCAAGGGCAAGAAGGCGAAGAAGGGCAGGAAGGGCGGGCGCCCCGCCGTGACGGGCAAGGCGGCGATGGGCCTGCCGCCGGGAGCGCTGCCGCCCGCAGCGCTGCCTCCGGGAGGCCTGCCCGCCGACGCGTTCGGCCCCGGCAGCCTGCCGCCCGGGGTGAAGCTGCCCGACCTGACGAAGCTGCGCTTCCCCCCGAGCGACCAGCAGTAGCGGTCGCGCCGCACGCCCGCGGCCGTCTGGCAGAATGGTCGCGAGCACCCGGACGGCTGCGGCCCTCTCTCCGCAGCCGTCCGAGTCCGTCCGAACGCCCGGCGCCCCGACCCCACAGGGTCGCCCCGTCGTTCACCCGCGCAACGACCTGGAGCAGCAACCCTCGTGGCAACCAAGATCCGCCTGATGCGCTTGGGCAAGATCCGCAACCCGCAGTACCGCATCGTCGTCTCCGACGCCCGCAACAAGCGCGACGGCCGCTTCATCGAGGCGGTCGGCAAGTACCACCCGAAGGAAGACCCGTCGTTCATCGAGGTCGACTCCGAGCGGGTGCAGTACTGGCTGTCCGTCGGCGCCCAGCCGACCGATCCGGTCGCCGCCATCCTGCGCATCACCGGCGACCTGCAGCGGCACAAGGGTGAGCCGGCCGAGTCGACGCTCAAGCCCCCGGCGCCGCGCCGTGACCGCAAGGCCGCCTTCGAGGAGGCCGCGCGCGAGGGCCTCGGCGAGGCGCGCGGCGAGGCGACGACGCCGAAGAAGAAGGCTCCCGCCAAGGCGGCGCCCGCAGAGCCGCAGGCCGAGGCGCCGGCAGCAACCGAACCGCAGGCGCCTGCCGAGCCCGAGACGCCGGCGGCCGAGGGTGCTGCCGACGCCGGTGCGGCCGCGGCCGACGCAACGGCCGAGACGACCGCATCCGACTCGAGCGACGCCGAGGCCTGACGTGCTCGAGGACGCTCTCGAGCACCTGGTCAAGGGCATCGTCGACCACCCCGACGAGGTCACCGTCACCGACCGGCGGCTTCGCCGCGGTCGGGTCCTCGAGGTCCGCGTGCACCCCGACGACATGGGCAAGGTCATCGGTCGTGGTGGCCGCACCGCCCGGGCGCTGCGCGCCGTGGTCGGCGGCCTGGGCGGTCGCGACGTCCGCGTCGACCTGGTCGACGTCGACGAGTCGCGCTGACCGACGGTTGCTTCCGTGCAGCTCGTCGTCGGGCGCATCGCCAAGGCGCACGGCGTGCATGGTGAGGTCGCCGTGGAGGTGCGCACCGACGACGTCGAGCGGCGGTTCGCCGTTGGCGCGGTCCTCGAGACCGAGCCGCCCGAGCGCGGCCCGCTGGCCGTTCGCGCGGTCCGCCCGCACAGCGGGCGGTTGCTCGTGCACTTCGACGCGGTCGACGACCGGTTCGCCGCCGACGCGCTGCGGGGCACCATGCTGGTCGTCGACTCCGCCACGTCGCCGCCCACCGACGACCCCGAGGAGTTCTGGGACCACGACCTGGTCGGGCTCGCCGCGGTGACGGTCGCCGGCCAGCGGATCGGCCGGGTCGAGGACGTCCTGCACCCGTCCGGCACCGTCCTTCTCGCCGTACGCCGCGAGGACGGCGCCGAGCTGCTGGTGCCGTTCGTCGCGGCGATCGTGCCCGAGGTCGACGTGGCCGCGGGGCGGCTCGTCGTCGACCCGCCCGACGGGCTGCTCGACCTGTAGCCGCCGATGCGCATCGACATCGTCACGATCTTCCCCGACTACTTCGGGCCGCTCGACCTGTCGCTCATCGGCAAGGCGCGCGCGCGCGGGCTGCTCGACGTGCGCGTCCACGACCTGCGCGACTGGACCGACGACGTGCATCGCAGCGTCGACGACGCGCCGTACGGCGGCGGGCCCGGGATGGTCATGGCCCCCGAGCCGTGGGGGCGGGCACTCGACTTCGTCGTGCCGCCGGAGGATCAGGTGCCGACCCTGGTCGTGCCCACGCCGAGCGGGCGGCCGTTCACCCAGGCCCGCGCGCAGGCCTACGCCGCGCTGCCGTGGCTGGTCTTCGCGTGTGGGCGCTACGAGGGCATCGACGGCCGGGTCGCCGAGGACGCCCGGCGCCGGATGCCGGTCGACGAGCTCTCGGTCGGCGACTACGTGCTGGCCGGGGGAGAGGCGGCCACGCTGGTCGTCGTCGAGGCCGTGACCAGGCTGCTGCCCGGTGTGCTCGGCAACGCCGCCTCGGTCGCCGACGACTCCTTCGCCGGGGGCGGCATGGAACGTCTGGTCGAGGGGCCGGTCTACACGCGTCCCCCGAGCTGGCGAGGGCTCGACGTGCCCCCCGTGCTGATGTCCGGCGACCATGCGGCGGTCGCGCGGTGGCGGCACGAGCAAGCGCTGCGGCGTACGGCGGAGAACCGTCCCGACCTGCCGGCCCGGCCACCGCCGGACGCCGAGGATGTGGCACAGTAGAACGTCGATCCCGTCGGCCACCGGCCCGACCGCGCCCGCGGGCGCATCGTGATCGCGCCCGAGACAGCACGCAGCACTCTGAGGAAGCGACGACCGTCATGCACACCCTGGACAGCCTCGACGCCGCCTCGCTGCGTTCCGATCTCCCGGACTTCCGTCCCGGCGACACGCTGAAGGTGCACGTGCGCGTCGTCGAGGGCAACCGCGAGCGCATCCAGGTCTTCCAGGGTGTCGTCATCCGCCGCCAGGGCGGCGGTGTCCGCGAGACGTTCACCGTGCGCAAGGTCAGCTTCGGGGTGGGCGTGGAGCGCACCTTCCCGACGCACTCGCCGATCATCGACCACGTCGAGGTCGTGACCCGCGGCGACGTCCGGCGGGCGAAGCTCTACTACCTGCGTGCGCTGCGCGGCAAGAAGGCCAAGATCAAGGAGAAGCGGGAGACTCCGGCCGCTCACTGAGCGGACCCTGGACGTGGCCTTCTCGCGCGGCGTCACGACGGCCGACCCTTGCCCGAACGTCCCCTTTGGCACCTCTCGAAGCGTTAGGCTCGCCCCCTGATGGACGACGACCTGCGGCGGGCCGAGCCGGACCGGTTGGGTCCCCCCGACAGTGCGTCCGAGTCACCCTCGCACCCCGTTCACCCACCGGCCGCCGAGGCCGGTGAGGCGGGCCAGGCGCCCCCTGCGGGCGCGTCGTCGGAGGCGTCGACGGGCGCGACGTCGAGCGCGTGGTCCGAGCATGCCCGCGAGGTGCCCGCCACGGTGGCGGTCGCCGCCGAGGAGCCCGAGAGCCCCGCCGGTGGCGCCCATGCGGCCGAGCGGCGCAAGGGCGGCTCGTTCCTCAAGGAGCTGCCGTTCCTCATCGTGATCGCCCTGGTGCTGGCGCTGCTGATCAAGGCCTTCCTGATCCAGGCGTTCTACATCCCGTCCGGGTCGATGGAGCAGACGCTGCGCATCGGCGACCGGGTGCTGGTCAACAAGCTCGTCTACCGCTTCCGCGACGTGCACCGCGGAGACATCGTGGTCTTCAAGGGCCCGGAGTCGTGGGCGCCGGAGGTGCAGCTGTCGGAGCCGACCAACCCGGTGGCGCGCTTCTTCCACTCCATCGGCGGCGCGCTCGGCTTCGCGCCGGCCGGCGAGAAGGACTTCATCAAGCGGGTGATCGGGGTGCCGGGCGACACCGTCGCCTGCTGCGACTCGCAGGGCCGGGTGACCGTCAACGGGCACGGTCTCGACGAGCCGTTCCTCTACCAGGACAACCACGAGGCGTTCGGCCCGGTGAAGGTGCCGAAGGGTGATCTGTGGGTGATGGGCGACCACCGCTCGCTGTCCGCCGACTCCCGCGCGCACATCGGCGACTCGCGCCACGGCACGATCCCGATCAGCGACGTCGTCGGCCGCGCCTTCGTCGTCGTCTGGCCGATCTCGCACGGTCGTGGCCTCGGCACGCCGGCGACCTTCCACCAGAAGGGGCTCGCGGCGGCGGGACTGGCCGCAACGCCCTACGCGCTCGGCGTCGTCGGCGCGCTGCCTCTGGCGACCCTGCGCCGCCGCAGGCGTCGCCGCCGGGCCGGTCGCTGACCGGCCGTCCGGCTTCCCGGTGATGCCGTGGTGATCCCCCTCCCGCGCGCGGCGGCCATGCGCCGCGACGGCGACCTGCGCAGCTACGAGCGGGCGCTCTCCCGCCGCGGGCTCGGCCCGGTGGCCGGCGTGGACGAGGCCGGCCGCGGTGCCTGCGCCGGCCCGCTCGTGGTCGCCGCGGTCGTGCTGCCGGAGGGGCGGCGCGGCGAGGTGCCGGGGCTCGCCGACTCCAAGCTGCTCACCCCCGTGGTCCGCGAGGAGGTCTACGCCGAAGTCGTCCGCCGCGCCACGGCCTGGGCCGCCGTGGTCGTCCCGGCCGGCGACATCGACCGCATCGGCCTGCACGTCTGCAACGTGGCGGGTATGCGCCGCGCGGTGGCCCGCCTCGACGTACGTCCGGGGTTCGTCCTCACCGACGGCTTCCCCGTGCCCGGGTTCGGTGTGAGCGGGCTCGCCGTGTGGAAGGGCGACCGGGTGGCTGCCTGCGTCGCTGCCGCCTCCGTGGTCGCGAAGGTGACCAGGGACCGGCTCATGGTCGAGATGCACGACCGCTGGCCGGCGTACGACTTCGCCGCGCACAAGGGCTACGTGACGCCCGAGCACAGCGCCGCCCTCGAGGTCCACGGGCCCTGCCCGCAGCACCGCTTCTCGTTCGTCAACGTCGCCCGCGCGGGGGGCGGCGCGGCGGTCATGGGCGAGAATGACGACGACGTCCGACCGTGGGTCGAGGAGATCGCGTGAGTGCCGAGGATCTCGAGAAGTACGAGACCGAGATGGAGCTGCAGCTCTACCGGGAGTACCGCGACGTCGTCGGCCTGTTCAGCTACGTCGTCGAGACCGAGCGCCGGTTCTACCTGACCAACGACGTCGACGTGGCGGTGCGTGAGTCCGGCGGCGAGGTGTTCTTCGAGGTCGTCATGCAGGACGCCTGGGTCTGGGACATGTACCGTCCGGCGCGGTTCGTGCGCAACGTGCGCGTCCTGACGTTCAAGGACGTCAACGTCGAGGAGCTCGCCAAGAACGAGCTCGAGGTGCCAGGGGAGCGTCCCGGCTTCGACGGGTAGGCCGTCAGCGTCGATCGAGGAGGCCGACCCGTGACTGACGACAAGCTCTCCAGCAGCAACCAGGGCAAGCCCGAGCCCGTGCCCGTCTCGCCCACCCGTCCCGCGGCGCAGTCGACCGTGGCCAGCGCGCACCCGCAGGCGCCCCGTCCCGACACCGGATCCGGCGCCGACCGGTCGGCCGCACCACGCGGTGACGCCGGGTCGCGGGAGGACTCTCCCGACTCGGCGGCAGAGACGTCGGGGCGTACGACGCCGCCGGCCGAGCGCCAGAGCGGCGGGTCGCCGACGCAGGCGGCGCAGGAAGCGCGGCCGCTCGCCCAGGGCAAGGCTGCCGGCACGAATCCCGCCTCCCGGGCCGTGGTCGGGCGCTCGGGCGCCCCGGACGGCGAGGTCTCTCCTCGCTGAGGCGGCTGTGGACGGCGGGCACCCGGTCCACAGCTCGCTCACCTGGGCTGGCGCCCGCGCCCTGACCTCCGCGACCGTGGCCGCGGAGGTGGTCGCGTGGGCGCCCTGCAGGAGCTCGGCCGTTACGGCGAAGACGTCGCCGTGCGGCATCTGCACGACCAGGGCCTGGTGATCCTGGAGCGCAACTGGCGGTGCCGGGCCGGTGAGATCGACATCGTCGCGCGCCACGGCGACGTGCTGGTGTTCTGCGAGGTCAAGACCCGACGGTCCGACCGGTTCGGCTCGCCCGTCGAGGCCGTCACGCCGCGCAAGCTCGCGCGCATGCGGGTCCTCGCTGCGGCGTGGCTGGCCGAGCGCCGCCCGCCCTACGCGGCCGACCTCCGGTTCGACGTGGTGAGCGTCCTGCGTCCGCCGAGTGGCCCCGCGCGCGTCGAGCACCTGCAGGGGGTCTGCTGATGTTGCTCGGCCGGGCCCTCGCGATCGCGCTGGTCGGCCTCGACGGTCACGTGATCGAGGTCGAGGCGCACATCGCGTCGGGCCTGCCGTGCTTCACGCTGATCGGGCTGCCCGACGCCGCGTTGCACGAGGCCCGTGACCGGGTGCGGGCGGCGATCGCCAACAGCGGGGCGGCGTTCCCGATGCAGCGGCTGACGCTCGGGCTCTCGCCGGCGGCGCTGCCCAAGGGCGGCAGCGGTTTCGACGTGGCGATGGCCGTCAGCGTCCTGGCCGCCATCGAGGCGGTCCCGCCGGAGCGGGCCGCCCGCACGGTGTTCGTCGGGGAGCTCGCGCTCGACGGGCGGCTGCGTCCCGTCACGGGGGTGCTCCCCGCGGTGCTCGCCGCGGTGCGGGCCGGCCACCGTGACGTGCTGGTGCCACCCGCCAACGCCGGCGAGGCGCGGCTGGTCCGCCAGGCGCGGGTGCACACGGCCGCGTCGCTGGCCGACGTGGCCGCGCTGCTGCACGGCCGGCCGATCGCCGTGCCGGCGGACGAGTCCATGGCGCCCGCCCCGGCCGCGCCGGTGCGCGAGCCCGATCTCGCCGAGGTCGTCGGCCAGCGCGAGGCCCGCCGCGGCATGGAGGTCGCGGCGGCCGGCGGCCACCACGTGCTGCTGTCCGGGCCGCCGGGTGTGGGCAAGACGATGCTCGCCGAGCGGCTGCCCGGCCTGCTGCCCGATCTCGAGCCGGATCCTGCGCTCGAGGTCACCGCGATCCACTCCCTGGCCGGGGTCCTGCCCGCGGGCGGCCCGTTGCTGACCCGCCCGCCGTTCTGCGGACCCCACCACACCTCCTCCGTGGCGGCCCTGGTCGGCGGCGGCACCGGTCTCGCCCGGCCGGGCGCGATCTCGATCGCGCATCGCGGGATCTTGTTCCTGGACGAGGCGCCGGAGTTCGACCGGCGCTCGCTCGATGCGCTGCGCCAACCCCTCGAGTCCGGCGAGGTGGTGCTCGCCCGCCATGCCGGCACGACCCGCTACCCGTGCCGGTTCCTGCTCGTGCTCGCCGCCAACCCGTGCCCCTGCGGGGCGGACGGCCGCCAGGCGGCCATCACCTGCACCTGCGCGCCCCAGGCCCGCCGCCGCTACCTGGCCCGGTTGTCCGGCCCGTTGCTCGACCGTATCGATCTGCGGCTCGAGCTCAACCCCGTGCCCCGCAGCGAGATGCTCGCGGAGCCGGTCGGCGTGGAGCCGACGTCGGTCGTCCGGTCCCGCGTCGAGGCGGCCCGGGAGCGGGCCGCCACGCGGTTGCGCGGCACTCCGTGGCGCACCAACGCCGAGGTTCCCGGCGCCGAGCTGCGCCGCCGCTGGCCGGTCCCGCCACGGGCGTTGCGACCCGTGCACGCGGTGTTCGAGCGTGGTCACCTGACGGCGCGCGGCATCGACCGCGTGCTGCGGGTCGCGTGGACGCTCGCCGACCTCGACGGCTCATCGGTGCCGTCGCTGCAGCACGTCGCCGAGGCCCTCGACTACCGGCTCGCGGCATGAGCGTCGACCCCGCGGAGCGCCGGGCGCGGGCGGCCCTGACCTGGATCGTGGAGCCGGAGACCCGGGGCCTGCCTGCGCTCGTCGAGCGTGACGGGCCGGTCGAGACGTGGCAGCGGTTGGCGGCCGGCCATCCCGACCTTGCGCCGGAGGGTGCCGTTGCGCTTCGCGCCCGCAGCGCCGAGTGCCGTCCCGACGATGACCTGGACCGCATCCAGCGGCTCGGCGGCAGGTTCGTCTGCCCCGGCGACGACGAGTGGCCCGACCGGCTCGACGACCTGTGGCACGCGGGCAGCCACCCGCCGTTCGGCCTGTGGGTGCGCGGACCGGCACGCCTCGCCGATGTCACCCGGCAGAGCGTGGCGATCGTCGGCTCGCGCGCGGCGAGCTCCTACGGCGACTACATGGCCGGAGAGCTGGCCGCCGGGCTGGGCTGCCGTGACTGGACGGTTGTCTCCGGCGGTGCCTACGGCATCGACGGCAGTGCCCACC from the Mycobacteriales bacterium genome contains:
- a CDS encoding signal recognition particle protein gives rise to the protein EPGNGVGDPVQVATRAIEHARRLGHDVVVVDTAGRLGIDAEMMAQAAAIRDAVRPDDTLFVVDAMIGQDAVTTAEAFRDGVGFSGVVLTKLDGDARGGAALSVAKVTGQPIMFASTGEKLEDFDVFHPERMASRILGMGDVLTLIEQAERTFEADEAEKMAQKVMSGRDFTLEDFLDQMMMVRRMGPISNLLGMLPGMGQMREQLNQIDDRDLDRVAAIIRSMTPGERQDPKMINGSRRLRIANGSGVTVTEVNQLVDRFFEARKMMKQLTGGMGLPGAGRRAKGKGKKAKKGRKGGRPAVTGKAAMGLPPGALPPAALPPGGLPADAFGPGSLPPGVKLPDLTKLRFPPSDQQ
- a CDS encoding ribonuclease HII, which gives rise to MRRDGDLRSYERALSRRGLGPVAGVDEAGRGACAGPLVVAAVVLPEGRRGEVPGLADSKLLTPVVREEVYAEVVRRATAWAAVVVPAGDIDRIGLHVCNVAGMRRAVARLDVRPGFVLTDGFPVPGFGVSGLAVWKGDRVAACVAAASVVAKVTRDRLMVEMHDRWPAYDFAAHKGYVTPEHSAALEVHGPCPQHRFSFVNVARAGGGAAVMGENDDDVRPWVEEIA
- the trmD gene encoding tRNA (guanosine(37)-N1)-methyltransferase TrmD — its product is MRIDIVTIFPDYFGPLDLSLIGKARARGLLDVRVHDLRDWTDDVHRSVDDAPYGGGPGMVMAPEPWGRALDFVVPPEDQVPTLVVPTPSGRPFTQARAQAYAALPWLVFACGRYEGIDGRVAEDARRRMPVDELSVGDYVLAGGEAATLVVVEAVTRLLPGVLGNAASVADDSFAGGGMERLVEGPVYTRPPSWRGLDVPPVLMSGDHAAVARWRHEQALRRTAENRPDLPARPPPDAEDVAQ
- the lepB gene encoding signal peptidase I, with the translated sequence MDDDLRRAEPDRLGPPDSASESPSHPVHPPAAEAGEAGQAPPAGASSEASTGATSSAWSEHAREVPATVAVAAEEPESPAGGAHAAERRKGGSFLKELPFLIVIALVLALLIKAFLIQAFYIPSGSMEQTLRIGDRVLVNKLVYRFRDVHRGDIVVFKGPESWAPEVQLSEPTNPVARFFHSIGGALGFAPAGEKDFIKRVIGVPGDTVACCDSQGRVTVNGHGLDEPFLYQDNHEAFGPVKVPKGDLWVMGDHRSLSADSRAHIGDSRHGTIPISDVVGRAFVVVWPISHGRGLGTPATFHQKGLAAAGLAATPYALGVVGALPLATLRRRRRRRRAGR
- a CDS encoding YraN family protein, whose amino-acid sequence is MGALQELGRYGEDVAVRHLHDQGLVILERNWRCRAGEIDIVARHGDVLVFCEVKTRRSDRFGSPVEAVTPRKLARMRVLAAAWLAERRPPYAADLRFDVVSVLRPPSGPARVEHLQGVC
- a CDS encoding RNA-binding protein; protein product: MLEDALEHLVKGIVDHPDEVTVTDRRLRRGRVLEVRVHPDDMGKVIGRGGRTARALRAVVGGLGGRDVRVDLVDVDESR
- the rpsP gene encoding 30S ribosomal protein S16, which encodes MATKIRLMRLGKIRNPQYRIVVSDARNKRDGRFIEAVGKYHPKEDPSFIEVDSERVQYWLSVGAQPTDPVAAILRITGDLQRHKGEPAESTLKPPAPRRDRKAAFEEAAREGLGEARGEATTPKKKAPAKAAPAEPQAEAPAATEPQAPAEPETPAAEGAADAGAAAADATAETTASDSSDAEA
- the rplS gene encoding 50S ribosomal protein L19; this translates as MHTLDSLDAASLRSDLPDFRPGDTLKVHVRVVEGNRERIQVFQGVVIRRQGGGVRETFTVRKVSFGVGVERTFPTHSPIIDHVEVVTRGDVRRAKLYYLRALRGKKAKIKEKRETPAAH
- the rimM gene encoding ribosome maturation factor RimM (Essential for efficient processing of 16S rRNA) gives rise to the protein MQLVVGRIAKAHGVHGEVAVEVRTDDVERRFAVGAVLETEPPERGPLAVRAVRPHSGRLLVHFDAVDDRFAADALRGTMLVVDSATSPPTDDPEEFWDHDLVGLAAVTVAGQRIGRVEDVLHPSGTVLLAVRREDGAELLVPFVAAIVPEVDVAAGRLVVDPPDGLLDL
- a CDS encoding DUF2469 domain-containing protein encodes the protein MSAEDLEKYETEMELQLYREYRDVVGLFSYVVETERRFYLTNDVDVAVRESGGEVFFEVVMQDAWVWDMYRPARFVRNVRVLTFKDVNVEELAKNELEVPGERPGFDG
- a CDS encoding YifB family Mg chelatase-like AAA ATPase, whose product is MLLGRALAIALVGLDGHVIEVEAHIASGLPCFTLIGLPDAALHEARDRVRAAIANSGAAFPMQRLTLGLSPAALPKGGSGFDVAMAVSVLAAIEAVPPERAARTVFVGELALDGRLRPVTGVLPAVLAAVRAGHRDVLVPPANAGEARLVRQARVHTAASLADVAALLHGRPIAVPADESMAPAPAAPVREPDLAEVVGQREARRGMEVAAAGGHHVLLSGPPGVGKTMLAERLPGLLPDLEPDPALEVTAIHSLAGVLPAGGPLLTRPPFCGPHHTSSVAALVGGGTGLARPGAISIAHRGILFLDEAPEFDRRSLDALRQPLESGEVVLARHAGTTRYPCRFLLVLAANPCPCGADGRQAAITCTCAPQARRRYLARLSGPLLDRIDLRLELNPVPRSEMLAEPVGVEPTSVVRSRVEAARERAATRLRGTPWRTNAEVPGAELRRRWPVPPRALRPVHAVFERGHLTARGIDRVLRVAWTLADLDGSSVPSLQHVAEALDYRLAA